GAATGCATTTTAAAAGCAAAGATAAATGATATAACTTACGCAATTGAAGGTTTTTACGATTTCACGTGTAGGATGAGTATGATTTATAAATAATAGAGGTGAAATAATGTTTATAGATAGATCAAGAATTTTCATAAAGTCTGGAAAAGGTGGAGACGGCTCAGTCAGTTTCCGTAGAGAAAAATATGTTCCTAATGGCGGTCCAGATGGTGGAGATGGTGGAAAAGGTGGAGACATTATTTTCAAAGTAGATCCAGGCATCAATACCCTTTCTGATTTTCGATACAATAAACAATTTAAAGCGGAACATGGTCAAAATGGAATGAAAAAGAGACAACATGGGTCAGATGGAAAAAATTTAGTCATTAAAGTGCCACTTGGCACCATTATTAGAGATGATGAAACAGATAAAATTATAGCAGATATGGCTCATATGGATAGTGAAGAAATTATACTAAAAGGTGGTAGAGGCGGTAGAGGCAATCAGCATTATGCCACAGCTACAATGCAAGCGCCTGAATATGCTCAGCCAGGTCAAAAATCAAAAGAATTATGGATCAAATTAGAGCTAAAAGTTATTGCTGATGTTGGATTAGTCGGTTACCCCAATGTTGGAAAATCTACTTTGTTATCTCGAGTAACCAATGCCCGTCCAAAAGTAGCTAATTACCATTTTACAACCCTTAGTCCAAATCTAGGTGTCGTTGATTTTAAAGATGGAAATGGATTTGTAATAGCAGATATCCCTGGATTAATTGAAGGTGCTAGTGAAGGGGTGGGGTTAGGACTTGAATTTTTAAGACATATAGAACGAACCAAACTTATTGTACATGTTGTAGATGTTGCTTCCTTAGAAGGTAGAGACCCAATAACAGATATTCAATCCATTAATAAGGAACTTGAATCGTATAATATGGAACTTTTAAAAAGACCTCAGGTTATTGCAGCCAATAAAATTGATGTATTAACAAGTCAAGAACCAATAGAAGCCTTAAAAAAAGAATTTGAACCAAAAGGCATAAAAGTTTTTCCTATTTCAGCAGCAACCAATGATGGTCTGAAAGATTTAATTAATGAAATTAGAACTCAACTGTCAACTGTCTCAAAAGATACGGTGGTATTTGAGAAAGAGTTTTATACAGATCACATAGAAGATGAAGCCTTTGAATCCATTAAAGTAGAAAAAGTAGATGAAGATACTTATTCTATTGAAGGTCCTAAAGTAGAAAGAATGTTAGGTTATACGAACTTAAACTCTGAAAAAGGATTTGACTTTTTCCAAAAGTTTTTAAAAGAAAACAAGATTATCAATCAATTAGAGTCATTAGGTATTCAAGAAGGGGATACTGTTAGAATATATGATCTAGAATTTGATTATTATAGATAACACTTATGATAAAAGAAAGGAGACCAATTATCGTGCTAACAAGCAAACAAAGAGCGTATTTAAAAAAATTAGCCAATCCTATAGATCCAATTTTTCAAGTTGGAAAATCAGGTGTTACGCCTGATGTAACAAAAGCAATAGCAGATGCACTGGAAGCTAGAGAGATTATTAAAATT
The genomic region above belongs to Natranaerovirga hydrolytica and contains:
- the obgE gene encoding GTPase ObgE, with product MFIDRSRIFIKSGKGGDGSVSFRREKYVPNGGPDGGDGGKGGDIIFKVDPGINTLSDFRYNKQFKAEHGQNGMKKRQHGSDGKNLVIKVPLGTIIRDDETDKIIADMAHMDSEEIILKGGRGGRGNQHYATATMQAPEYAQPGQKSKELWIKLELKVIADVGLVGYPNVGKSTLLSRVTNARPKVANYHFTTLSPNLGVVDFKDGNGFVIADIPGLIEGASEGVGLGLEFLRHIERTKLIVHVVDVASLEGRDPITDIQSINKELESYNMELLKRPQVIAANKIDVLTSQEPIEALKKEFEPKGIKVFPISAATNDGLKDLINEIRTQLSTVSKDTVVFEKEFYTDHIEDEAFESIKVEKVDEDTYSIEGPKVERMLGYTNLNSEKGFDFFQKFLKENKIINQLESLGIQEGDTVRIYDLEFDYYR
- the yhbY gene encoding ribosome assembly RNA-binding protein YhbY, with translation MIKERRPIIVLTSKQRAYLKKLANPIDPIFQVGKSGVTPDVTKAIADALEAREIIKINVLKNCIEHPKDIAEKLAERTQSNIVQVIGRKIILYKESKENPKIQL